The DNA region GTAGTTGCAAGCTTCTATAACATACCTGACAACGGATTACTAGTAGCCCTGTCTGTAATGATTGGTACCCTCGTTGGATTTGGAGCCTTAATGACACTCGTAATTAAAGGAAAACCCCAAGCCGGACTGCCCTTCTTGTGCAGTGGCGCAATTCTGGGATATGTGATATCCAGCCTCATACTATTTGGTGAGTTAGCTGGTTTAGTGCTTCCCTTTTAGAAAAAACTGGAATTTTTGCAGTCATAATGCCTAAAAACCCAAAGGTATTTCTGGGGAGACGTCATAAAATCTGAGTACGCAGGGAAAAAGTATTTAAAATGCGGAAATAGGATAAGGCAACATCAAATGGAGTATCTTGGCGATGGTAAGAAAAGCGAGAATCAAGCTCACAAGCACTGATTACAAAAAGCTTGAAAATGTATGTGGAGAACTAAAACTCATCGCTGAGAAGACCGGCGTAAAAATCACAGGACCACACCCCCTGCCAACAAAGAAACTCAAAGTGCCAGTACGCAAAACCCCCTGCGGACAAGGAACAGCAACATGGGACCGATGGGAACTACGAATCCACAAACGCTTAATCATAGTAGACGCAGAAGAACGAGTCATGCGCCGAATCATGAGGGTCCGAGTACCCGAAGAAGTTTTCGTCAGCATTGAACTGATGTAACCATCAGTTTCTCTACTAATTTTTTGTTGTCAACTAATATCTAAATTCTACTAAGCACGCTCATCGTTGAGCCATACGTTAGAGCCATCAAAACAATAGCAGCAACAAACACGATGGACCACACAATTTTGTTCCACTTGTAAACTTTCAAGCCATCAATTACCCCGAATGGTATCATGTTAAAGGTTGCCAAAAACGCGTTAATGAAAGCAACAAACCAGAACAGACCTTGATTAGTAACCAAAGCAATCAAAGCACAAATTGCAGAAAGGCCGATGTTAGTTATTGGTCCAGAAACTGCAACTTTTCCGATGGTTGTGCGGGTTCCAGAGCCTGCAATCATCACTGTCCCTGGGGAAATAATCTTGAAAGGAGGGGGCAGAAAAGCTGAAAGCAAAGTAAGTAGGGCACCTTGCAGGGTTAACCGAAATTCTGCCCACATGTTAAAGTGCTGTGCTGAAAATTTGTGGGCGATTTCGTGCAACAGAAAGGATAGGGTGAACGCTATTGTTAATCCGGCTAGGGCAATTGTTGAAGCGTTTGTTATGCTCAAAAAATATGTTAATCCAACTGCCATGACCAGAAGGGTTCCTATTAGTAAATGTTTAAGTTCTTTTTTGCTAAACCAAAACACACGAGAATTCTGGGGAGCATACGACACAGTGTACTTGTATTTGGGCTGAGCAGACCACTGTTTACCCACAATTGGGGGAGCATCTCGGGGGGCTTTTGCTCGCCATGCTTCAGGACAGTTGTGGCTTTCTGGAATACGATGGTCCGCACAAAAGGAGCCTCCACAGTACTTACACTTGAAGGGAAGGGTTACGTCATCGCCACAGAATTTGCATTTTGTCGTCCTATTCAACTCCCTGAAAGTTTCTAAGGATTTCAACGCAGGGGCAGTTTAAATCTTTAGCCCAAAAAAGCTGCTTTTTTGTTTTTCATAAACACTTAATAACTATCATTTAATACGAAAAACTTGAAAGGTAACACTGTATTGTATTTTAACCTGTTACCCTAGCAGGAGAACCCCGAAAACATGTCTGACGCCGCGATAATTACGCTTGAAAACGTCTCTACAGTTTATGAGGGCGAAACAAGGCCTTCCCTTAAAGGCATAGATTTAACCTTCCAAAAAAACGAGCTAGTTTACATAGTTGGACCAAACGCTTCTGGAAAAACTACCCTGATTGAAACCATAAATGGGTTGCTTCCTGCTTTCAAAGGAAAAATAACAGTTTTCGGATTGGACTTAAAATCCAACGGCAAACAGATTCGATGCCAGATTGGGTATGTTCCTCAAGACTTTATGGTTAAACCTGGAGAACCTTACAAAGCTCTCGACGTTGTTTTGATGGGAAAATATGGTCAAATCGGTTTTTTGCATCAACCTGAAGATAAAGACAAGCAAGAAGCACTAGAAGCTATGAAACTAATTGGAATAGAAGACCTAGCCGACAGGTCCATGGGAAAACTTTCTGGTGGACAACAACAAAAAGTAATGCTTGCACGGGCTTTGGCAAAAAAACCAAAAATTTTGCTTTTGGATGAGCCCTTCAGTAACTTGGACCCGGATTCGCGGGTGCAAATTCCGTTGTTGATTACTAAACTTCATGAAGAACAAGACTTAACCACCCTTGTTGTAACTCATGACATTCATCACATGCTTGACCACTGCAACCGAGTTGTTGTAATAACTGATGGAAAAGCTACTTTTGACGGAACTCCCGAAGAGGCGTTGCCCATTTTTGCACATCCTCATACAACTAAATTGGAGGGGCACCCCCACTGATTTGGCTAGAATTTGCCATAATGCAAAGAGCCTTAATCGCATGTATTTTTGCAGGATTTTTAATGGGCTTAATTGGCGTTTTTGTAGTAAGAATGCGCCTTTCGGCCATTGGTTACTCCATGTCCCATGGAGCTTTTGCAGGCGCCGCCCTTGGGGTGGCAACCGCGACAAATCCTTTGGTAACTGGTTTGCTTTTTGCGTCAGGCACCGCCCTGATGATAGGCCCCATAGCAGACAAAGCCCGATTACACGCCGACACCATAACAAGCATAGTTTTTCCGTTAAACATGGCGTTAGCTTTCGTGTTTTTGACTTTAGCTCCTGAGGTTGGTCTGAGTAGTCAAGTCGCAAATGTTTTGTGGGGTAGCATAATTTCCATGACCAACAGTGACTTGTTGTATCTTACTACCTTGTTTGCTGTCACTTTGGCGGTGGTGTATTTTGTTTGGAAGGAACTCTTCGCCATAATGTTTAACAGAAAACTAGCCGAGGCAGACGGCATCAACACCAAACCCTTCGTATACCTTATCATCTTTTTGGCAGGTGTGGTCATCACATTTTCCCTCAAACTAGTAGGCGGGTTACTCATCTACGCTTTACTGTTTAATCCTGCTTCTACAGTGTTACAGTTCTCAGAAAACATGAGAAAAGTAGTAGTTGCATCTCCCCTTGTTGGGATGACTACAACTGTTTCCGGGTTGTTTGTTTCCCTGTTTTTTGATTTGCCTGTAGGCTCCTGTATCGTAATTGTTTCAACAGTAGTTTTTGTTGTTGCACTTCTTCTTTCACCTAAAAGAAAAAGAAGGGAGGAACCCAAAAAATGAAAAACAAAAAATTATTGACGTTTTGTATGACTTTACTGATGCTTCCGTTACTTTTGGCATCAGTAACCCAAGCCCAAACCACAGAAAAACCAATAATCGTATGCACCACAAGCGCCGTAGGAAGCGTAGTTGAAGACTTCCTCGGTGACACTGCCGAAGTTTTAGTGCTTGTACAACCCAGCTTGTGTCCTGCAGACTTTGACTTGAAGCCAGGATACGTGGATGCAGTAAGCAAAGCAACAATACTATTCAAACAAAACATTCAAGGAGAATTCTGGCTAGACAGCTTACTAGAATCCTCCGGAAACGACGACCTAACCGTAGTTGCGATTCCGGGTGTTTATAACACTCCGGAAGGCGCCAAAAATTACATCCGTGGAGTTGGCGGAAACCTTAGCCAAATCTTGGACATAAACTTAGAATCAGAAACCTCTGAAATGATTGAAGAAATTGACGAAGTTTCAAACTGGATACAAAATCAAGCTGAAAACCTAGAAGCCCCAACTGTGAAAGTCATCTGCATGGGGTGGCTCAAAACTTTCATAGAATCTGCTGGTTTTAACGTTGTTTCAACTTTTAATCCACCTGAAACTTTGTCTGCTGGGGACATAACTGCTTTGTTGGAAACTGCCCAAACAGAAGGAGTAGCATTAGTAGTAGACAACCTGCAAATCGACACCGAGTTCGGTGAACAAATTGCGAATCCTACGGGCGCAGAACATGTGGTGCTAACTAATTTCCCTGGAGCTATTCCGGGAACTGAAACGTTAGCAAAAATGTTACGTTACAACGCGGAACAACTCTTAGCTGGAACTTCTATGTGGCACATTACTTCTGCATTGAAAACAGAAAAAATCGACCTAGGAAACCAAGTAACCCTATTCCAGATAACTACTGTTATTGCTGTTGTTATTGCTGCCGTAGAAGCCGTTATGCTTTACTCACGAAAAAAGAAGCGACGAAAAAGATGAACGCCAAAGACTACTTTAACAATACTGCAAGCACGTGGGATAAAAAATTTCTTACCCCACGTCTTTTCTCTTTTTTGGAAAAACTTGTACCCCAGTTTGGACTAAAAACTGGACAAAATGTTCTTGACGTTGGCACGGGCACTGGAGTTTTGATTCCGCATCTGGTTAAAGAGCTTGGACCTGAAGGCTCTGTTACTGCGATAGATTTTTCGGAAAACATGGTTCAGGAATGCCAAACAAAACACTCCCACCTACAAAATGTAACAGTTAAACTTGGAAACATCGAAGAAGAACAATTCCCCGAAGAAACCTTTGACGCAGTTATCTGCTTTGGGGTGTTTCCTCATTTGCAGAACAAACAAAAAGCGCTTCAAAACATCCATTTTACACTAAAACAGGAAGGCAAACTTGTTATTGCTCACGCCTTAAGCAGTGAAGAACTCAAACATCATCATCAGAAAGTGTCCACACAAGTAGCCCATGACATGATACCAAAAATGGCTGGCATGAAAAAACTACTAAAATTAACTGGTTTCACAGAAATCAGCATCAAAGACGAACCCGGATGTTACTTGTGCGTTGCCAGTAAATTCATCCGTGTATGATTTTTAGTTTCCTTTGTTTTGCACACACTTTAAATATTAAGCATCCCTAATCTTGTTAGGTCAATCTTATGGTTAGTGATGCAAGACTTTCCAGTAAAGCAGAAGATTATCTGCGGGCAATCTACGAAATAGTAAATCAAAAAGGCTTTGTGCGCATTAAAGACATTGCACGAGAAATAGGCGTGAAACCGCCTACAGTTGTAGAAATGATGAAAAAACTAGGCGCAAAAGGGTTTGTAGTCTACGAAAAATATGGTGGAATCACATTAACTGAGCATGGAAACCAAATCGCTGAACTTATAGAAAACCGCCATGAAACCTTCAAAAACTTTCTCGAAATACTGTTAGTACCAAAAGACGCTGCACTAAAAGATGCTCACATTCTTGAGCATGAATTAACGTCTAAAACAATTCAACAGTTTTCACTGTTTGTTGATTTCATTACAGAACATTCCGAACGGCCAATGTTCATGAAACGATGGTTTGCTGAATTCAAAAATTACTGTGAGCAAAAAGAGCTCAAAGAAAAAAGTGTTTAAAAGAATTCGGGAGCATCATAGCGTAATTTTCTATTTTTTATTAGATTTTTATTGTTTTTACTACTTTTTTTAGGGCAACCTATACATGAGCCGAATAACCAATTATATAAAATAATAACATGTGCGCACCTAAAATTGGGGCTAATAGGAAACCATTCGTAGCCTCCACTTTAGCCAAGATCCGTAGCCCCAATTTGTGCGTACAACTAAGTAAAAGGAGTACCTTGTAAAACTAGTACTATCAAATCAATCAAAAATCTAACTGTTTGTTTTTTGATGTTTTAAAAAATGTATTAAGCTATTTATGAAGACATAGTCAATGTGGTGATAATGTGACTAAGGAATCGGATATTTCCAAAATCGTGAAAGAAGACATCTTGCGAATATTATGTGAAATAAATGATAATGTTTCCTTAGAATTCATTAACTCTGAAATCAAGGTATCGCACGATTTTATAGCTAAAACGCTCAAAGAATTAGAAAAGGACAAAAAAATCACAATAACAGGGACTTCTGTTTCGTTAACGTCCTTAGGACAAGAAACAGCAAAAGCAATTCTGGAAAATCACTTAATTCTTGAAGATTATTTTGGAAAAACCGAAAGCAAAATAGATGCCCACTCTGCGGCCCATCTCATTGAGCATTACGTTTCCAGAGAAGTTATTAACAACCTAAAAAAACTGTCAACACTTAAAACTGGAGGCGTTCCTTTACATGAATTTGGGTTTAATAAACAGGGGGTTATTGCCGAAATTACGTTTTCTGATTACAGCTTATTTGAGCGCGCAGTAAGCATGGGAATATTTCCAGGAGAAAAGATTATGTTACTGACTGAGGTTCGTGATGGTATTGTTTTGCAAATAAACAACAAAAAATTTGCTCTGGATAAAAATATAGCAAAAAGAATCAAAGTGTTAGACTGTGACGCCTCTTAAAGTACTTTTGATTGGTCAGCCAAACATGGGTAAGTCTTCGTTACTTAATTCGTTAGTTGGTCCAAGGGTTACTGCGTCTAACTATCCTGGAACTACTGTAGAACTAACAAAAGCAACAAAAAAAGTTGGTAACACAAAAATTGAGTTTGTTGATACTCCAGGAATATACTCGCTTTCGGATAGAACAGAAGAAGAAAAAGTCACTGAAAAAGCCATATTTAATGAAAAAGCGGACGCTGCAATAGTGCTTGCTGATGCTACTGCTCTTGAGAGGAGCCTCTATGTAGCGTTACAGATACTGGAAGCCAAAATTCCAACTGTTCTTGCTTTGAATTTCTTAGAGGATGGTAAAAAGAAAGGAATAATTATCGATTGCAAAAAACTGAATGATATCCTTCATGTTCCGGTGGTTCCCATAAACCCCTTAACTAAAAAGGGATTGGATCAGCTTATAGATGCAGTTTTAAACCTGAAAGACGCACCAAAAAGCAGTTTCACAGTTAAATACGATGACCATGTCGAAGATGCAATAAAAAAAATATCCTTCTACGTGAAAGACAGCGGCTTACCTGAACGTTTTGTTTCCTTAAGGACATTGGAGGATGACGAAGACTTTCTCAAATATTTGAAGGATGAGCACGTTCTTCAGGAAGCCAAAGAAAGCTTGAAAAATCACCCAAAAGTTGCAGAAGACATCACAATA from Candidatus Bathyarchaeum sp. includes:
- the rpsJ gene encoding 30S ribosomal protein S10, which codes for MVRKARIKLTSTDYKKLENVCGELKLIAEKTGVKITGPHPLPTKKLKVPVRKTPCGQGTATWDRWELRIHKRLIIVDAEERVMRRIMRVRVPEEVFVSIELM
- a CDS encoding metal ABC transporter ATP-binding protein gives rise to the protein MSDAAIITLENVSTVYEGETRPSLKGIDLTFQKNELVYIVGPNASGKTTLIETINGLLPAFKGKITVFGLDLKSNGKQIRCQIGYVPQDFMVKPGEPYKALDVVLMGKYGQIGFLHQPEDKDKQEALEAMKLIGIEDLADRSMGKLSGGQQQKVMLARALAKKPKILLLDEPFSNLDPDSRVQIPLLITKLHEEQDLTTLVVTHDIHHMLDHCNRVVVITDGKATFDGTPEEALPIFAHPHTTKLEGHPH
- a CDS encoding metal ABC transporter permease, yielding MQRALIACIFAGFLMGLIGVFVVRMRLSAIGYSMSHGAFAGAALGVATATNPLVTGLLFASGTALMIGPIADKARLHADTITSIVFPLNMALAFVFLTLAPEVGLSSQVANVLWGSIISMTNSDLLYLTTLFAVTLAVVYFVWKELFAIMFNRKLAEADGINTKPFVYLIIFLAGVVITFSLKLVGGLLIYALLFNPASTVLQFSENMRKVVVASPLVGMTTTVSGLFVSLFFDLPVGSCIVIVSTVVFVVALLLSPKRKRREEPKK
- a CDS encoding zinc ABC transporter substrate-binding protein — translated: MKNKKLLTFCMTLLMLPLLLASVTQAQTTEKPIIVCTTSAVGSVVEDFLGDTAEVLVLVQPSLCPADFDLKPGYVDAVSKATILFKQNIQGEFWLDSLLESSGNDDLTVVAIPGVYNTPEGAKNYIRGVGGNLSQILDINLESETSEMIEEIDEVSNWIQNQAENLEAPTVKVICMGWLKTFIESAGFNVVSTFNPPETLSAGDITALLETAQTEGVALVVDNLQIDTEFGEQIANPTGAEHVVLTNFPGAIPGTETLAKMLRYNAEQLLAGTSMWHITSALKTEKIDLGNQVTLFQITTVIAVVIAAVEAVMLYSRKKKRRKR
- a CDS encoding class I SAM-dependent methyltransferase, giving the protein MNAKDYFNNTASTWDKKFLTPRLFSFLEKLVPQFGLKTGQNVLDVGTGTGVLIPHLVKELGPEGSVTAIDFSENMVQECQTKHSHLQNVTVKLGNIEEEQFPEETFDAVICFGVFPHLQNKQKALQNIHFTLKQEGKLVIAHALSSEELKHHHQKVSTQVAHDMIPKMAGMKKLLKLTGFTEISIKDEPGCYLCVASKFIRV
- a CDS encoding metal-dependent transcriptional regulator, translating into MVSDARLSSKAEDYLRAIYEIVNQKGFVRIKDIAREIGVKPPTVVEMMKKLGAKGFVVYEKYGGITLTEHGNQIAELIENRHETFKNFLEILLVPKDAALKDAHILEHELTSKTIQQFSLFVDFITEHSERPMFMKRWFAEFKNYCEQKELKEKSV
- a CDS encoding metal-dependent transcriptional regulator, with amino-acid sequence MTKESDISKIVKEDILRILCEINDNVSLEFINSEIKVSHDFIAKTLKELEKDKKITITGTSVSLTSLGQETAKAILENHLILEDYFGKTESKIDAHSAAHLIEHYVSREVINNLKKLSTLKTGGVPLHEFGFNKQGVIAEITFSDYSLFERAVSMGIFPGEKIMLLTEVRDGIVLQINNKKFALDKNIAKRIKVLDCDAS